In Danaus plexippus chromosome 6, MEX_DaPlex, whole genome shotgun sequence, a single window of DNA contains:
- the LOC116779254 gene encoding myocyte-specific enhancer factor 2 isoform X8, translating to MGRKKIQISRITDERNRQVTFNKRKFGVMKKAYELSVLCDCEIALIIFSSNNKLYQYASTDMDKVLLKYTEYNEPHESLTNRNIIEALTKKEHKNGVMSPDSPEAEPEYNLTPRTEAKYSKIDEEFQMMMQRNQLNGSRVGVGVPGTNYNLPVSVPVGSYDQSLLQASPQMHTSISPRPSSSETDSVYPSGAMLEMSNGYPGSGSPLGGGCTPSPSPGPAPSPHRHPHKPHHAPPPHHSPRHNNLRVVIPSSMPPPQDDISYTGETPLSYSGLGNFGGPQDFSMSSDIGIGLSWGAHQLQTLQHNSLPVLGGTPPPAASPSNVKIKAEPVSPPREHLHRPPAPPAHLAGIDGSVTSSNMGSPAGQDMRHANTVPLDYEQPHSKRPRIEGWAT from the exons ATGGGCCGgaagaaaatacaaatatcacGTATCACGGATGAACGGAATCGACAG GTGACTTTCAACAAACGCAAATTCGGAGTAATGAAGAAGGCTTACGAATTGAGCGTCCTCTGTGATTGTGAAATTGCTCTCATCATCTTCAGCTCCAACAACAAACTCTACCAATATGCCAGCACCGACATGGACAAG gttttattgaaatacacgGAATATAATGAGCCGCACGAGTCACTGACGAATCGCAACATCATCGAG GCACTAACGAAGAAAGAGCATAAGAACGGAGTGATGTCACCAGACAGCCCTGAAGCCGAACCAGAATATAACTTGACCCCAAGGACTGAAGCAAAGTATTCAAAGATTGATGAGGAATTTCAAATGATGATGCAACGCAACCAACTCAATGGAAGCCGAGTCGGAGTTGGTGTTCCTGGAACGAACTACAACCTTCCTGTCAGCGTACCCGTCGGAAGCTATGATCAGTCCCTTTTGCAAGCTAGTCCTCAAATGCATACCTCTATCAGTCCACGGCCATCGTCTTCAGAAACTGATTCAG tTTACCCGAGCGGCGCAATGCTAGAGATGTCAAATGGTTACCCGGGATCTGGCTCACCGTTGGGTGGAGGATGCACTCCCTCCCCCTCCCCCGGACCAGCTCCCTCCCCCCACCGACACCCGCACAAGCCCCACCATGCTCCGCCGCCGCATCATTCGCCCCGTCACAACAACTTACGCGTCGTCATACCCAGTTCCATGCCACCACCGCAAGATGATATATCTTATACCGGAGAG ACACCACTAAGCTATTCAGGACTCGGAAACTTCGGCGGACCACAGGATTTCAGCATGAGCTCAGACATCGGCATAGGACTGTCATGGGGAGCGCACCAACTGCAGACACTACAACACAACAG TCTGCCGGTGCTAGGCGGTACACCGCCTCCGGCCGCATCTCCTAGCAACGTGAAGATCAAAGCAGAGCCAGTTTCCCCACCGCGTGAACATCTGCATCGTCCACCAGCACCGCCAGCCCACCTCGCCGGCATCGATG GATCGGTGACTTCAAGTAACATGGGTTCGCCAGCCGGGCAAGACATGAGGCATGCCAACACCGTCCCGCTAGACTACGAACAGCCTCACTCAAAACGGCCGCGGATCGAAGGCTGGGCCACATAG
- the LOC116779254 gene encoding myocyte-specific enhancer factor 2 isoform X1: protein MGRKKIQISRITDERNRQVTFNKRKFGVMKKAYELSVLCDCEIALIIFSSNNKLYQYASTDMDKVLLKYTEYNEPHESLTNRNIIEALTKKEHKNGVMSPDSPEAEPEYNLTPRTEAKYSKIDEEFQMMMQRNQLNGSRVGVGVPGTNYNLPVSVPVGSYDQSLLQASPQMHTSISPRPSSSETDSVYPSGAMLEMSNGYPGSGSPLGGGCTPSPSPGPAPSPHRHPHKPHHAPPPHHSPRHNNLRVVIPSSMPPPQDDISYTGETPLSYSGLGNFGGPQDFSMSSDIGIGLSWGAHQLQTLQHNRYISLPVLGGTPPPAASPSNVKIKAEPVSPPREHLHRPPAPPAHLAGIDGMYGSVTSSNMGSPAGQDMRHANTVPLDYEQPHSKRPRIEGWAT, encoded by the exons ATGGGCCGgaagaaaatacaaatatcacGTATCACGGATGAACGGAATCGACAG GTGACTTTCAACAAACGCAAATTCGGAGTAATGAAGAAGGCTTACGAATTGAGCGTCCTCTGTGATTGTGAAATTGCTCTCATCATCTTCAGCTCCAACAACAAACTCTACCAATATGCCAGCACCGACATGGACAAG gttttattgaaatacacgGAATATAATGAGCCGCACGAGTCACTGACGAATCGCAACATCATCGAG GCACTAACGAAGAAAGAGCATAAGAACGGAGTGATGTCACCAGACAGCCCTGAAGCCGAACCAGAATATAACTTGACCCCAAGGACTGAAGCAAAGTATTCAAAGATTGATGAGGAATTTCAAATGATGATGCAACGCAACCAACTCAATGGAAGCCGAGTCGGAGTTGGTGTTCCTGGAACGAACTACAACCTTCCTGTCAGCGTACCCGTCGGAAGCTATGATCAGTCCCTTTTGCAAGCTAGTCCTCAAATGCATACCTCTATCAGTCCACGGCCATCGTCTTCAGAAACTGATTCAG tTTACCCGAGCGGCGCAATGCTAGAGATGTCAAATGGTTACCCGGGATCTGGCTCACCGTTGGGTGGAGGATGCACTCCCTCCCCCTCCCCCGGACCAGCTCCCTCCCCCCACCGACACCCGCACAAGCCCCACCATGCTCCGCCGCCGCATCATTCGCCCCGTCACAACAACTTACGCGTCGTCATACCCAGTTCCATGCCACCACCGCAAGATGATATATCTTATACCGGAGAG ACACCACTAAGCTATTCAGGACTCGGAAACTTCGGCGGACCACAGGATTTCAGCATGAGCTCAGACATCGGCATAGGACTGTCATGGGGAGCGCACCAACTGCAGACACTACAACACAACAGGTACAT CAGTCTGCCGGTGCTAGGCGGTACACCGCCTCCGGCCGCATCTCCTAGCAACGTGAAGATCAAAGCAGAGCCAGTTTCCCCACCGCGTGAACATCTGCATCGTCCACCAGCACCGCCAGCCCACCTCGCCGGCATCGATGGTATGTATG GATCGGTGACTTCAAGTAACATGGGTTCGCCAGCCGGGCAAGACATGAGGCATGCCAACACCGTCCCGCTAGACTACGAACAGCCTCACTCAAAACGGCCGCGGATCGAAGGCTGGGCCACATAG
- the LOC116779254 gene encoding myocyte-specific enhancer factor 2 isoform X3, whose product MGRKKIQISRITDERNRQVTFNKRKFGVMKKAYELSVLCDCEIALIIFSSNNKLYQYASTDMDKVLLKYTEYNEPHESLTNRNIIEALTKKEHKNGVMSPDSPEAEPEYNLTPRTEAKYSKIDEEFQMMMQRNQLNGSRVGVGVPGTNYNLPVSVPVGSYDQSLLQASPQMHTSISPRPSSSETDSVYPSGAMLEMSNGYPGSGSPLGGGCTPSPSPGPAPSPHRHPHKPHHAPPPHHSPRHNNLRVVIPSSMPPPQDDISYTGETPLSYSGLGNFGGPQDFSMSSDIGIGLSWGAHQLQTLQHNSSLPVLGGTPPPAASPSNVKIKAEPVSPPREHLHRPPAPPAHLAGIDGMYGSVTSSNMGSPAGQDMRHANTVPLDYEQPHSKRPRIEGWAT is encoded by the exons ATGGGCCGgaagaaaatacaaatatcacGTATCACGGATGAACGGAATCGACAG GTGACTTTCAACAAACGCAAATTCGGAGTAATGAAGAAGGCTTACGAATTGAGCGTCCTCTGTGATTGTGAAATTGCTCTCATCATCTTCAGCTCCAACAACAAACTCTACCAATATGCCAGCACCGACATGGACAAG gttttattgaaatacacgGAATATAATGAGCCGCACGAGTCACTGACGAATCGCAACATCATCGAG GCACTAACGAAGAAAGAGCATAAGAACGGAGTGATGTCACCAGACAGCCCTGAAGCCGAACCAGAATATAACTTGACCCCAAGGACTGAAGCAAAGTATTCAAAGATTGATGAGGAATTTCAAATGATGATGCAACGCAACCAACTCAATGGAAGCCGAGTCGGAGTTGGTGTTCCTGGAACGAACTACAACCTTCCTGTCAGCGTACCCGTCGGAAGCTATGATCAGTCCCTTTTGCAAGCTAGTCCTCAAATGCATACCTCTATCAGTCCACGGCCATCGTCTTCAGAAACTGATTCAG tTTACCCGAGCGGCGCAATGCTAGAGATGTCAAATGGTTACCCGGGATCTGGCTCACCGTTGGGTGGAGGATGCACTCCCTCCCCCTCCCCCGGACCAGCTCCCTCCCCCCACCGACACCCGCACAAGCCCCACCATGCTCCGCCGCCGCATCATTCGCCCCGTCACAACAACTTACGCGTCGTCATACCCAGTTCCATGCCACCACCGCAAGATGATATATCTTATACCGGAGAG ACACCACTAAGCTATTCAGGACTCGGAAACTTCGGCGGACCACAGGATTTCAGCATGAGCTCAGACATCGGCATAGGACTGTCATGGGGAGCGCACCAACTGCAGACACTACAACACAACAG CAGTCTGCCGGTGCTAGGCGGTACACCGCCTCCGGCCGCATCTCCTAGCAACGTGAAGATCAAAGCAGAGCCAGTTTCCCCACCGCGTGAACATCTGCATCGTCCACCAGCACCGCCAGCCCACCTCGCCGGCATCGATGGTATGTATG GATCGGTGACTTCAAGTAACATGGGTTCGCCAGCCGGGCAAGACATGAGGCATGCCAACACCGTCCCGCTAGACTACGAACAGCCTCACTCAAAACGGCCGCGGATCGAAGGCTGGGCCACATAG
- the LOC116779254 gene encoding myocyte-specific enhancer factor 2 isoform X5, whose protein sequence is MGRKKIQISRITDERNRQVTFNKRKFGVMKKAYELSVLCDCEIALIIFSSNNKLYQYASTDMDKVLLKYTEYNEPHESLTNRNIIEALTKKEHKNGVMSPDSPEAEPEYNLTPRTEAKYSKIDEEFQMMMQRNQLNGSRVGVGVPGTNYNLPVSVPVGSYDQSLLQASPQMHTSISPRPSSSETDSVYPSGAMLEMSNGYPGSGSPLGGGCTPSPSPGPAPSPHRHPHKPHHAPPPHHSPRHNNLRVVIPSSMPPPQDDISYTGETPLSYSGLGNFGGPQDFSMSSDIGIGLSWGAHQLQTLQHNSLPVLGGTPPPAASPSNVKIKAEPVSPPREHLHRPPAPPAHLAGIDGMYGSVTSSNMGSPAGQDMRHANTVPLDYEQPHSKRPRIEGWAT, encoded by the exons ATGGGCCGgaagaaaatacaaatatcacGTATCACGGATGAACGGAATCGACAG GTGACTTTCAACAAACGCAAATTCGGAGTAATGAAGAAGGCTTACGAATTGAGCGTCCTCTGTGATTGTGAAATTGCTCTCATCATCTTCAGCTCCAACAACAAACTCTACCAATATGCCAGCACCGACATGGACAAG gttttattgaaatacacgGAATATAATGAGCCGCACGAGTCACTGACGAATCGCAACATCATCGAG GCACTAACGAAGAAAGAGCATAAGAACGGAGTGATGTCACCAGACAGCCCTGAAGCCGAACCAGAATATAACTTGACCCCAAGGACTGAAGCAAAGTATTCAAAGATTGATGAGGAATTTCAAATGATGATGCAACGCAACCAACTCAATGGAAGCCGAGTCGGAGTTGGTGTTCCTGGAACGAACTACAACCTTCCTGTCAGCGTACCCGTCGGAAGCTATGATCAGTCCCTTTTGCAAGCTAGTCCTCAAATGCATACCTCTATCAGTCCACGGCCATCGTCTTCAGAAACTGATTCAG tTTACCCGAGCGGCGCAATGCTAGAGATGTCAAATGGTTACCCGGGATCTGGCTCACCGTTGGGTGGAGGATGCACTCCCTCCCCCTCCCCCGGACCAGCTCCCTCCCCCCACCGACACCCGCACAAGCCCCACCATGCTCCGCCGCCGCATCATTCGCCCCGTCACAACAACTTACGCGTCGTCATACCCAGTTCCATGCCACCACCGCAAGATGATATATCTTATACCGGAGAG ACACCACTAAGCTATTCAGGACTCGGAAACTTCGGCGGACCACAGGATTTCAGCATGAGCTCAGACATCGGCATAGGACTGTCATGGGGAGCGCACCAACTGCAGACACTACAACACAACAG TCTGCCGGTGCTAGGCGGTACACCGCCTCCGGCCGCATCTCCTAGCAACGTGAAGATCAAAGCAGAGCCAGTTTCCCCACCGCGTGAACATCTGCATCGTCCACCAGCACCGCCAGCCCACCTCGCCGGCATCGATGGTATGTATG GATCGGTGACTTCAAGTAACATGGGTTCGCCAGCCGGGCAAGACATGAGGCATGCCAACACCGTCCCGCTAGACTACGAACAGCCTCACTCAAAACGGCCGCGGATCGAAGGCTGGGCCACATAG
- the LOC116779254 gene encoding myocyte-specific enhancer factor 2 isoform X2 codes for MGRKKIQISRITDERNRQVTFNKRKFGVMKKAYELSVLCDCEIALIIFSSNNKLYQYASTDMDKVLLKYTEYNEPHESLTNRNIIEALTKKEHKNGVMSPDSPEAEPEYNLTPRTEAKYSKIDEEFQMMMQRNQLNGSRVGVGVPGTNYNLPVSVPVGSYDQSLLQASPQMHTSISPRPSSSETDSVYPSGAMLEMSNGYPGSGSPLGGGCTPSPSPGPAPSPHRHPHKPHHAPPPHHSPRHNNLRVVIPSSMPPPQDDISYTGETPLSYSGLGNFGGPQDFSMSSDIGIGLSWGAHQLQTLQHNRYILPVLGGTPPPAASPSNVKIKAEPVSPPREHLHRPPAPPAHLAGIDGMYGSVTSSNMGSPAGQDMRHANTVPLDYEQPHSKRPRIEGWAT; via the exons ATGGGCCGgaagaaaatacaaatatcacGTATCACGGATGAACGGAATCGACAG GTGACTTTCAACAAACGCAAATTCGGAGTAATGAAGAAGGCTTACGAATTGAGCGTCCTCTGTGATTGTGAAATTGCTCTCATCATCTTCAGCTCCAACAACAAACTCTACCAATATGCCAGCACCGACATGGACAAG gttttattgaaatacacgGAATATAATGAGCCGCACGAGTCACTGACGAATCGCAACATCATCGAG GCACTAACGAAGAAAGAGCATAAGAACGGAGTGATGTCACCAGACAGCCCTGAAGCCGAACCAGAATATAACTTGACCCCAAGGACTGAAGCAAAGTATTCAAAGATTGATGAGGAATTTCAAATGATGATGCAACGCAACCAACTCAATGGAAGCCGAGTCGGAGTTGGTGTTCCTGGAACGAACTACAACCTTCCTGTCAGCGTACCCGTCGGAAGCTATGATCAGTCCCTTTTGCAAGCTAGTCCTCAAATGCATACCTCTATCAGTCCACGGCCATCGTCTTCAGAAACTGATTCAG tTTACCCGAGCGGCGCAATGCTAGAGATGTCAAATGGTTACCCGGGATCTGGCTCACCGTTGGGTGGAGGATGCACTCCCTCCCCCTCCCCCGGACCAGCTCCCTCCCCCCACCGACACCCGCACAAGCCCCACCATGCTCCGCCGCCGCATCATTCGCCCCGTCACAACAACTTACGCGTCGTCATACCCAGTTCCATGCCACCACCGCAAGATGATATATCTTATACCGGAGAG ACACCACTAAGCTATTCAGGACTCGGAAACTTCGGCGGACCACAGGATTTCAGCATGAGCTCAGACATCGGCATAGGACTGTCATGGGGAGCGCACCAACTGCAGACACTACAACACAACAGGTACAT TCTGCCGGTGCTAGGCGGTACACCGCCTCCGGCCGCATCTCCTAGCAACGTGAAGATCAAAGCAGAGCCAGTTTCCCCACCGCGTGAACATCTGCATCGTCCACCAGCACCGCCAGCCCACCTCGCCGGCATCGATGGTATGTATG GATCGGTGACTTCAAGTAACATGGGTTCGCCAGCCGGGCAAGACATGAGGCATGCCAACACCGTCCCGCTAGACTACGAACAGCCTCACTCAAAACGGCCGCGGATCGAAGGCTGGGCCACATAG
- the LOC116779254 gene encoding myocyte-specific enhancer factor 2 isoform X9, with the protein MGRKKIQISRITDERNRQVTFNKRKFGVMKKAYELSVLCDCEIALIIFSSNNKLYQYASTDMDKVLLKYTEYNEPHESLTNRNIIEKEHKNGVMSPDSPEAEPEYNLTPRTEAKYSKIDEEFQMMMQRNQLNGSRVGVGVPGTNYNLPVSVPVGSYDQSLLQASPQMHTSISPRPSSSETDSVYPSGAMLEMSNGYPGSGSPLGGGCTPSPSPGPAPSPHRHPHKPHHAPPPHHSPRHNNLRVVIPSSMPPPQDDISYTGETPLSYSGLGNFGGPQDFSMSSDIGIGLSWGAHQLQTLQHNRYISLPVLGGTPPPAASPSNVKIKAEPVSPPREHLHRPPAPPAHLAGIDGSVTSSNMGSPAGQDMRHANTVPLDYEQPHSKRPRIEGWAT; encoded by the exons ATGGGCCGgaagaaaatacaaatatcacGTATCACGGATGAACGGAATCGACAG GTGACTTTCAACAAACGCAAATTCGGAGTAATGAAGAAGGCTTACGAATTGAGCGTCCTCTGTGATTGTGAAATTGCTCTCATCATCTTCAGCTCCAACAACAAACTCTACCAATATGCCAGCACCGACATGGACAAG gttttattgaaatacacgGAATATAATGAGCCGCACGAGTCACTGACGAATCGCAACATCATCGAG AAAGAGCATAAGAACGGAGTGATGTCACCAGACAGCCCTGAAGCCGAACCAGAATATAACTTGACCCCAAGGACTGAAGCAAAGTATTCAAAGATTGATGAGGAATTTCAAATGATGATGCAACGCAACCAACTCAATGGAAGCCGAGTCGGAGTTGGTGTTCCTGGAACGAACTACAACCTTCCTGTCAGCGTACCCGTCGGAAGCTATGATCAGTCCCTTTTGCAAGCTAGTCCTCAAATGCATACCTCTATCAGTCCACGGCCATCGTCTTCAGAAACTGATTCAG tTTACCCGAGCGGCGCAATGCTAGAGATGTCAAATGGTTACCCGGGATCTGGCTCACCGTTGGGTGGAGGATGCACTCCCTCCCCCTCCCCCGGACCAGCTCCCTCCCCCCACCGACACCCGCACAAGCCCCACCATGCTCCGCCGCCGCATCATTCGCCCCGTCACAACAACTTACGCGTCGTCATACCCAGTTCCATGCCACCACCGCAAGATGATATATCTTATACCGGAGAG ACACCACTAAGCTATTCAGGACTCGGAAACTTCGGCGGACCACAGGATTTCAGCATGAGCTCAGACATCGGCATAGGACTGTCATGGGGAGCGCACCAACTGCAGACACTACAACACAACAGGTACAT CAGTCTGCCGGTGCTAGGCGGTACACCGCCTCCGGCCGCATCTCCTAGCAACGTGAAGATCAAAGCAGAGCCAGTTTCCCCACCGCGTGAACATCTGCATCGTCCACCAGCACCGCCAGCCCACCTCGCCGGCATCGATG GATCGGTGACTTCAAGTAACATGGGTTCGCCAGCCGGGCAAGACATGAGGCATGCCAACACCGTCCCGCTAGACTACGAACAGCCTCACTCAAAACGGCCGCGGATCGAAGGCTGGGCCACATAG
- the LOC116779254 gene encoding myocyte-specific enhancer factor 2 isoform X6, with protein MGRKKIQISRITDERNRQVTFNKRKFGVMKKAYELSVLCDCEIALIIFSSNNKLYQYASTDMDKVLLKYTEYNEPHESLTNRNIIEKEHKNGVMSPDSPEAEPEYNLTPRTEAKYSKIDEEFQMMMQRNQLNGSRVGVGVPGTNYNLPVSVPVGSYDQSLLQASPQMHTSISPRPSSSETDSVYPSGAMLEMSNGYPGSGSPLGGGCTPSPSPGPAPSPHRHPHKPHHAPPPHHSPRHNNLRVVIPSSMPPPQDDISYTGETPLSYSGLGNFGGPQDFSMSSDIGIGLSWGAHQLQTLQHNRYISLPVLGGTPPPAASPSNVKIKAEPVSPPREHLHRPPAPPAHLAGIDGMYGSVTSSNMGSPAGQDMRHANTVPLDYEQPHSKRPRIEGWAT; from the exons ATGGGCCGgaagaaaatacaaatatcacGTATCACGGATGAACGGAATCGACAG GTGACTTTCAACAAACGCAAATTCGGAGTAATGAAGAAGGCTTACGAATTGAGCGTCCTCTGTGATTGTGAAATTGCTCTCATCATCTTCAGCTCCAACAACAAACTCTACCAATATGCCAGCACCGACATGGACAAG gttttattgaaatacacgGAATATAATGAGCCGCACGAGTCACTGACGAATCGCAACATCATCGAG AAAGAGCATAAGAACGGAGTGATGTCACCAGACAGCCCTGAAGCCGAACCAGAATATAACTTGACCCCAAGGACTGAAGCAAAGTATTCAAAGATTGATGAGGAATTTCAAATGATGATGCAACGCAACCAACTCAATGGAAGCCGAGTCGGAGTTGGTGTTCCTGGAACGAACTACAACCTTCCTGTCAGCGTACCCGTCGGAAGCTATGATCAGTCCCTTTTGCAAGCTAGTCCTCAAATGCATACCTCTATCAGTCCACGGCCATCGTCTTCAGAAACTGATTCAG tTTACCCGAGCGGCGCAATGCTAGAGATGTCAAATGGTTACCCGGGATCTGGCTCACCGTTGGGTGGAGGATGCACTCCCTCCCCCTCCCCCGGACCAGCTCCCTCCCCCCACCGACACCCGCACAAGCCCCACCATGCTCCGCCGCCGCATCATTCGCCCCGTCACAACAACTTACGCGTCGTCATACCCAGTTCCATGCCACCACCGCAAGATGATATATCTTATACCGGAGAG ACACCACTAAGCTATTCAGGACTCGGAAACTTCGGCGGACCACAGGATTTCAGCATGAGCTCAGACATCGGCATAGGACTGTCATGGGGAGCGCACCAACTGCAGACACTACAACACAACAGGTACAT CAGTCTGCCGGTGCTAGGCGGTACACCGCCTCCGGCCGCATCTCCTAGCAACGTGAAGATCAAAGCAGAGCCAGTTTCCCCACCGCGTGAACATCTGCATCGTCCACCAGCACCGCCAGCCCACCTCGCCGGCATCGATGGTATGTATG GATCGGTGACTTCAAGTAACATGGGTTCGCCAGCCGGGCAAGACATGAGGCATGCCAACACCGTCCCGCTAGACTACGAACAGCCTCACTCAAAACGGCCGCGGATCGAAGGCTGGGCCACATAG
- the LOC116779254 gene encoding myocyte-specific enhancer factor 2 isoform X7: MGRKKIQISRITDERNRQVTFNKRKFGVMKKAYELSVLCDCEIALIIFSSNNKLYQYASTDMDKVLLKYTEYNEPHESLTNRNIIEKEHKNGVMSPDSPEAEPEYNLTPRTEAKYSKIDEEFQMMMQRNQLNGSRVGVGVPGTNYNLPVSVPVGSYDQSLLQASPQMHTSISPRPSSSETDSVYPSGAMLEMSNGYPGSGSPLGGGCTPSPSPGPAPSPHRHPHKPHHAPPPHHSPRHNNLRVVIPSSMPPPQDDISYTGETPLSYSGLGNFGGPQDFSMSSDIGIGLSWGAHQLQTLQHNSSLPVLGGTPPPAASPSNVKIKAEPVSPPREHLHRPPAPPAHLAGIDGMYGSVTSSNMGSPAGQDMRHANTVPLDYEQPHSKRPRIEGWAT, encoded by the exons ATGGGCCGgaagaaaatacaaatatcacGTATCACGGATGAACGGAATCGACAG GTGACTTTCAACAAACGCAAATTCGGAGTAATGAAGAAGGCTTACGAATTGAGCGTCCTCTGTGATTGTGAAATTGCTCTCATCATCTTCAGCTCCAACAACAAACTCTACCAATATGCCAGCACCGACATGGACAAG gttttattgaaatacacgGAATATAATGAGCCGCACGAGTCACTGACGAATCGCAACATCATCGAG AAAGAGCATAAGAACGGAGTGATGTCACCAGACAGCCCTGAAGCCGAACCAGAATATAACTTGACCCCAAGGACTGAAGCAAAGTATTCAAAGATTGATGAGGAATTTCAAATGATGATGCAACGCAACCAACTCAATGGAAGCCGAGTCGGAGTTGGTGTTCCTGGAACGAACTACAACCTTCCTGTCAGCGTACCCGTCGGAAGCTATGATCAGTCCCTTTTGCAAGCTAGTCCTCAAATGCATACCTCTATCAGTCCACGGCCATCGTCTTCAGAAACTGATTCAG tTTACCCGAGCGGCGCAATGCTAGAGATGTCAAATGGTTACCCGGGATCTGGCTCACCGTTGGGTGGAGGATGCACTCCCTCCCCCTCCCCCGGACCAGCTCCCTCCCCCCACCGACACCCGCACAAGCCCCACCATGCTCCGCCGCCGCATCATTCGCCCCGTCACAACAACTTACGCGTCGTCATACCCAGTTCCATGCCACCACCGCAAGATGATATATCTTATACCGGAGAG ACACCACTAAGCTATTCAGGACTCGGAAACTTCGGCGGACCACAGGATTTCAGCATGAGCTCAGACATCGGCATAGGACTGTCATGGGGAGCGCACCAACTGCAGACACTACAACACAACAG CAGTCTGCCGGTGCTAGGCGGTACACCGCCTCCGGCCGCATCTCCTAGCAACGTGAAGATCAAAGCAGAGCCAGTTTCCCCACCGCGTGAACATCTGCATCGTCCACCAGCACCGCCAGCCCACCTCGCCGGCATCGATGGTATGTATG GATCGGTGACTTCAAGTAACATGGGTTCGCCAGCCGGGCAAGACATGAGGCATGCCAACACCGTCCCGCTAGACTACGAACAGCCTCACTCAAAACGGCCGCGGATCGAAGGCTGGGCCACATAG